The Crassaminicella indica genomic interval TGATAAGGATGATTCATATGAAGCTTTCTGTTCGAGCATATATATTGATAGGTTTGATATTATTACAAAGCTTTATGGTGATGTTTTTAACTAATGGTACAATTCTAAGCTTGATGAATAATGTAGTTATAAGCTATAAATATCCATATTATATGGGAATTTTAATAAATATACTTGGAATAAGTGCAATCATTTGTATTTTTTATATTTTACATTTTTTAAAGAGGGAAAAAGAGAATATTATAAAATTAAACAACTCGAAAGAGGTAATAGATGCACTGCAGGGGCAAAAGCATGATTTTATTAATCATCTAAATTTGATTGCTGGAATGCTTCAGCTTGAGCAAAGCAAAAAAGCGTTAGATTATATTTTTAAAATCTCTCAAAAGGTTGAGGGTGTTTTCTCCATTTCTAAAATAGAGAATGTTGAAATAGCTGCTACTTTAGGGAGAAAGTGTACTATTGCAGAAAGCAAGGGGATAAAGGTAGAATTAGATATTACTACTTCTTTAGAGCTTTGTACTGTACTTTTTAATCTAATAGATAATGCTATTTATGAATTAGAGCATTGTAAAGAAGAAGATAAAATTCTTATAATAGATATTGCTGAGCATGATGAAGAATGTGTTATTTTAATAGGAAATTCTTATCCTGTATTACCAGAAAATATGCATGAAAAAATATTTGAAAAAGGATTCTCTACAAAAGCAGGAGAAGATCATGGCTATGGTCTAAATATTGTAAAGCAGATTATTAATAAAAATAAAGGAAGAATAACGGTAGAAAGCTATGAAGGTGTAGGGACGCTTTTTACTATATTTTTACCTATGAGAAAGCACATGGCTAAGTGCTCTTAATCTTTTTCTATATTTATTAAATATTTTCCATTATATGCAAGTCTGAAATTCTTTTCAACTAATCTATGTATGCTACATAAAACTGATTATTTAAATAATATACATTTCTATTGTCTAGCTTTCCATATTGTATATATTTTGCTTGTGCTTTTATTTATGGGAGCGCTTTTTTTATTTTTGTCTATTTGTCTGTACTTTAAAAATCCTATATTTGAATATTTACTTTGGAATTTTCTATAAAAAATGTGAATAAATCATTTATAGTAAAAATTTCATAGTAAGAAATCTATAAGTTTTTTGTCATATCATGGTATAATAGAGTAAAATAAAAAAGAGAGGTGTCTAAATGAGTAAAAAAAAGAAAATTTTAGTTGCAGCAGTGATTGCCATAACCATGGGAAGCATTACTATGCTTAGTGGATGCCAGGCACCATCCTCAAAGGCAGATGGAACGACTGCTAACGAGGTTTATGAAGAGAATAAAGGTAGTGAAGAAACTACATCTAAAGAAGCAGAAAAAGAAGAACAAGAAAATATTGTTTATATCAGTGCCAGCAAATTAAATGTTAGACAAGAGGCTAGAAAGGATTCGCCTATTGTAAATAGCTTTATGAAGGGTACTGGCGTTGAGGTTATAGAAGAACAAACAAATGAAAATGGAGACATTTGGTATAAAGTTTCTTTTGATACAATAGATGGAAAAAAGACAGGTTGGATCAAATCCGACTATACAGTAAAGAATCGTACAGAATTATTGGATGAGTCTTTAAAAATATTAGATTTTTCACCTCAGGAAAAGGTAGATGAATATAAAAATAATCCTAGAGTGAAGGTCAAAGGTGTTTATATGACAGAGCATTCCTTTATAGGGCAGGGCTTTGAAAGACTTTTAAAGCTTGCACAGGATACAGAAATTAATGCGTTTGTTATAGATGTAAAAGATGATGATGGGATTATGCTATTCCCAACAGAAGCAGCAGCAAAATATTCTCCAGAAGCAAATGAAAGAGCAAGAATTAGTGTTGAAAAATTTCAAGAAAGAATGCAAATTTTAAAGGACAATGGTATTTATACTATTGCAAGAATTGTTACCTTTAAAGATCCTACTTATACAAAACAGCATCCTGAAAGGGCTATTCTCGATAAAAGAACAGGAAAAACATTTGTAAGCAAAGATAAGCTAAGATGGGCATCTCCTCATGATAGAGAGCTTTGGAAATATGATATAGAAGTAGCTAAGGAAGCTGCAAAAATGGGTTTTAATGAAATACAATTTGACTATGTTCGCTTCCCTGCATCAAATGGAAATAAGCTTGATAAAGTTTTAGATTATAGAAATGATAGTAAAGACTATAGCAAGCCTCAAACTATTCAGCGTTTTTTACAGCAGGCTTATAAGGAGCTTTCAAAAGAGGAAGTTTATGTGAGTGCAGATATATTTGGACTGGTAGGATCTGTTGCAGATGATATGGGATTAGGTCAATATTGGGAAGCTATAAGCAATGTAACAGATTATGTATCCCCTATGATATATCCAAGTCATTATGCGAATGGAACGTATCATTTATCTATTCCAGATGCATATCCTTATGAGACGGTATATCAATCTGCAAAGGACTCTATTGTAAGAAATAAAAATATAGAAACTCCTGCGACTATAAGACCGTGGATACAGGATTTTACAGCTAGCTGGGTAAGGGGACACATCAAGTATGGAGCTAAGCAGGTAGAGGATCAAATTAGAGCATTAAAAGAAAATGGGATAGAAGAATATTTGCTATGGAATGCAGGTAATAAATACTCTAAAGACGCGCTAAAGTAAATTGACAGTAGATGGATCTCGTGATAAACTAAATCAGATTAACCTTTAAAAATAGTCCAGTGAGGCTAACAAGGGAGGAATAAAAATGAATATGAGTAAAGAAATTGCAAAAAAACTTTTAGAAATTCAAGCAGTAACTATAAAAAGTCCAGATGATTTATTTACTTGGGCATCAGGAATCAAATCGCCTATTTATTGCGATAATCGGTTGACCATGAGTTATCCTAAAGTAAGAGAATTGATTGCAGAAGGATTCGAGAAAATCATTAAGGCAAATTATCCTGAAGTAGAAGTAATAGTAGGAACAGCTACAGCTGGAATTCCTCATGCTGCATGGATATCACAAAAAATGAATTTGCCTATGGCTTATGTAAGAAGTTCAGCAAAAGAGCATGGAAAAGGCAATCAAATAGAGGGGATTGTAAAGAGTGGTCAAAAGGTAGTAGTTATTGAGGATTTACTGTCAACAGGAGGAAGTTCTATGAAGGCAGTAAAGGCACTGCAAAAGATAGGAGCAGAGGTTTTAGGGGTTGTAGCAATATTTACTTATGGATTTCCAAAGGTAGATGATATTTTTAGAGAAGCAAAGATCCCATATAAAACGTTGACAAGCTATTCTGTTCTTCTTCCTATGGCAATAGAGATGGGGTATATAAAAGAGACACAGAGAGAGCTACTAGAAAAATGGAGTAAAGATCCTTATATATTTATAAAATAGTAGGATATGCAAAAGCATATCCTTTTATACTTTTTAAATTGTACTTTGTTATAAAAGTGATTTACTTATCTTTCTAAATTCATTTTTTTATATATTTCTTTTTTTATGTTGAAGTTGGATCCCTATATCATTTAAACTAACTTTTTTATAAAACTAAGAACATAAGAGTATCATAGAGAATATATGTTAAAAGGGGTCAAAACTTGTAATAATTAGTCCAAAGGATTATTGTCATAAGTGTGGACAATGATGCATAATATACAATATGTAGTACATACATTTGAAAGCAACACAATAGGAGGGGTATCATGTCAGTTACTAAGGTTCAGAAGAGAAATGGTGAGATTGTCGATTTTGATAGTGTAAAAATTAAAGCGGCTATCTTTGCAGCGGCAAAATCTGTAGGTGGAAAAGACGAAATGGTGGCAACAAAACTTGCAAAGATGGTGGTTGAGATTATAAATGAAACATATGGAGCGAGTATACCATCTGTAGAAGATGTTCAAGATATAGTAGAAAAGGTATTAATAGAGGAAGGGCATGCTAAAACAGCAAAGGCATATATTCTTTATAGAAAGAGACACGAAGAGATTCGAGAAGTTAAGAATTTATTTATGGATGCAGAAAGAATGATCGAGGAATATGTAAATCTAGAGGATTGGCGAGTTAATGAAAATGCTAATATGGGATTTAGTCTTCAGGGACTTAACAATCATATTGTAGAAAGCATTACTAAAAAGTATTGGTTAAATAAAATTTATAGAAAAGAATTAAGAGAAGCACATATCCGAGGAGATTTGCATATTCACGACTTGGGATTGTTAGCTCCTTATTGTTGTGGATGGGATTTAGAAGCTTTTTTAAGATATGGCTTTAGAGGAGCAAAAGGAAAAATTGAGTCAAAACCGCCAAAGCATTTAGAGTCAGCTCTTGGGCAGCTTGTAAATCTACTTTATACACTTCAAGGGGAGTCAGCTGGTGCACAAGCTGTATCTAGTCTTGATACATATTTAGCACCTTTTATTTATTATGATAATCTTAAATATGAACAAGTAAAAAAGGCTATTCAACGATTTGTATTTAACTTAAATGTTCCTACAAGAGTAGGCTTTCAAACACCTTTTACTAATGTTACGTTAGATATTACACCTCATCCACTTCTTAAAAATCAACCAGTAATCATTGGTGGAAAAAGAATGGATAAAACTTATAAAGAGTTTCAAAAGGAAATGGATATATTTAATATGGCCTTTTGTGAAGTTATGATGGAAGGTGATGGTGCAGGAAGAGCGTTTAGCTTCCCTATTCCAACGGTAAATATAACTCCTGATTTTCCTTGGGATTCAGAGCCTGTAAATGCTATTATGGAGATGACAAGAAAGTTTGGAACGCCTTATTTTGCAAATTTCTTAAACTCTGATCTATCACCTGAGGATGTTCGATCTATGTGTTGCCGTCTAAGACTAGATAATCGTGAGCTTAGAAGAAGAGGTGGAGGCTTGTTTGGTGCAAATCCATTGACAGGTTCTATTAATGTAGTTACATTAAATATGGCAAGGATCGGATATACTGCTAATTCGATGGAAGAATTTAAACGTAGAGTAAGAGAGTTAATGGAGATTGCAAAGGAAATATGTGAAAGCAAAAGAGTTGTTTTGGAAAAGTATATGGATGCAGGATTATATCCTTATTCGAGATTTTATCTTCAAGGGGTTAAGGATAGTACAGGAGAGTACTTTAAAAATCATTTTTCAACAATAGGTTTAAATGGTATGAATGAAGCCTGTGTAAATTTATTAGGTGTAGATATCACAACGGAAGAAGGAAATGAATTTGCTGTTGAGATTATGGAATTTATGAATAGAGTTATTCAAATATTCCAAGAAGAAACAGGAAGTTTATGGAATCTTGAAGCATCTCCTGCCGAAGGAGCAAGCTATAGATTTGCTAGATTAGACAAAAAAATGTATCCAAATATTTTCACACAGGGAAATGATGAACCGTACTATACAAACTCTACGCAGCTTCCTGTAGGTTATACAAATGATATTTTTGAGGCAATCGAGCTACAAGAAAGATTGCAGACGTTATATACAGGCGGAACAGTATTACATGGCTTCTTAGGAGAAGAAATTGATAGTATAAAGACATGTAAAACTTTATTGAAAAAAGTTATGGAAAATAGCAGTATTCCTTATATTACTATTACGCCAACCTTCTCTATTTGTGGAGAACATGGATATATATCAGGGGAACATTTTGAATGTCCTCATTGTGGAAAAGAAACAGAGGTTTGGACACGAGTGGTAGGATTCCATAGACCTGTTCAAGCATGGAATAAGGGTAAGCGAGAAGAATTCAAGGATAGAAAAGAATTTTCCTGTGAAGAAAGCTTAAAGCATCATCAAGCTACTGTTAAATTAAATATTGGTTAAGAAATCTAAGATATTTAATAAAACTTTAAGAAAATAGATGAATTTTAAAGGCAAGGGTTAAAACCTTGCCTAAATTCATGAATATATTAATAATCAAAGAGGTGTTGAATGTGAATATTGTAGGGCATGAAAAAAC includes:
- a CDS encoding ribonucleoside triphosphate reductase translates to MSVTKVQKRNGEIVDFDSVKIKAAIFAAAKSVGGKDEMVATKLAKMVVEIINETYGASIPSVEDVQDIVEKVLIEEGHAKTAKAYILYRKRHEEIREVKNLFMDAERMIEEYVNLEDWRVNENANMGFSLQGLNNHIVESITKKYWLNKIYRKELREAHIRGDLHIHDLGLLAPYCCGWDLEAFLRYGFRGAKGKIESKPPKHLESALGQLVNLLYTLQGESAGAQAVSSLDTYLAPFIYYDNLKYEQVKKAIQRFVFNLNVPTRVGFQTPFTNVTLDITPHPLLKNQPVIIGGKRMDKTYKEFQKEMDIFNMAFCEVMMEGDGAGRAFSFPIPTVNITPDFPWDSEPVNAIMEMTRKFGTPYFANFLNSDLSPEDVRSMCCRLRLDNRELRRRGGGLFGANPLTGSINVVTLNMARIGYTANSMEEFKRRVRELMEIAKEICESKRVVLEKYMDAGLYPYSRFYLQGVKDSTGEYFKNHFSTIGLNGMNEACVNLLGVDITTEEGNEFAVEIMEFMNRVIQIFQEETGSLWNLEASPAEGASYRFARLDKKMYPNIFTQGNDEPYYTNSTQLPVGYTNDIFEAIELQERLQTLYTGGTVLHGFLGEEIDSIKTCKTLLKKVMENSSIPYITITPTFSICGEHGYISGEHFECPHCGKETEVWTRVVGFHRPVQAWNKGKREEFKDRKEFSCEESLKHHQATVKLNIG
- the pyrE gene encoding orotate phosphoribosyltransferase — encoded protein: MNMSKEIAKKLLEIQAVTIKSPDDLFTWASGIKSPIYCDNRLTMSYPKVRELIAEGFEKIIKANYPEVEVIVGTATAGIPHAAWISQKMNLPMAYVRSSAKEHGKGNQIEGIVKSGQKVVVIEDLLSTGGSSMKAVKALQKIGAEVLGVVAIFTYGFPKVDDIFREAKIPYKTLTSYSVLLPMAIEMGYIKETQRELLEKWSKDPYIFIK
- a CDS encoding putative glycoside hydrolase, which translates into the protein MSKKKKILVAAVIAITMGSITMLSGCQAPSSKADGTTANEVYEENKGSEETTSKEAEKEEQENIVYISASKLNVRQEARKDSPIVNSFMKGTGVEVIEEQTNENGDIWYKVSFDTIDGKKTGWIKSDYTVKNRTELLDESLKILDFSPQEKVDEYKNNPRVKVKGVYMTEHSFIGQGFERLLKLAQDTEINAFVIDVKDDDGIMLFPTEAAAKYSPEANERARISVEKFQERMQILKDNGIYTIARIVTFKDPTYTKQHPERAILDKRTGKTFVSKDKLRWASPHDRELWKYDIEVAKEAAKMGFNEIQFDYVRFPASNGNKLDKVLDYRNDSKDYSKPQTIQRFLQQAYKELSKEEVYVSADIFGLVGSVADDMGLGQYWEAISNVTDYVSPMIYPSHYANGTYHLSIPDAYPYETVYQSAKDSIVRNKNIETPATIRPWIQDFTASWVRGHIKYGAKQVEDQIRALKENGIEEYLLWNAGNKYSKDALK
- a CDS encoding sensor histidine kinase is translated as MKLSVRAYILIGLILLQSFMVMFLTNGTILSLMNNVVISYKYPYYMGILINILGISAIICIFYILHFLKREKENIIKLNNSKEVIDALQGQKHDFINHLNLIAGMLQLEQSKKALDYIFKISQKVEGVFSISKIENVEIAATLGRKCTIAESKGIKVELDITTSLELCTVLFNLIDNAIYELEHCKEEDKILIIDIAEHDEECVILIGNSYPVLPENMHEKIFEKGFSTKAGEDHGYGLNIVKQIINKNKGRITVESYEGVGTLFTIFLPMRKHMAKCS